From one Melioribacteraceae bacterium genomic stretch:
- a CDS encoding ATP-dependent DNA helicase RecQ encodes MVNPSDILKKYFGYSAFKSEQENIINRLLLDNGHALVLMPTGGGKSLCYQVPALIFEGGTIVISPLIALMQDQVDALKKKNIPAEFINSTVKPTQRKERLQKFVDGKVKLLYVTPERFRKTEFVEEIKKTKISLLAVDEAHCISEWGHDFRPDYSRIAEFRELMGNPLTIALTATATRAVQKDIVNKLGLSKDEIKLFHQGIQRPNLRLDTADIFDEKDSFDEIYKVLDKYKGPGIIYFSLIKTLEYFSEKIGDKGYKHGIYHGKLEAKKRKQTQRDFLAGKENLILATNAFGMGIDKPDIRFVLHAEVPGSIESYYQEIGRAGRDGKDSLCKLLYNQQDLYTQMEFIKWSNPNAEYYSRVYDILKSDLNTVNSMGVDYLREQMSFRDRNDFRIETVLSMLDRYGVIEGSPENKDLIVVDDLPDELQDDARLEEKLLNDNKKLLAVVNYFKSTTCRRIFISDYFGFPGEKPCGNCDVCSQHIIT; translated from the coding sequence ATGGTAAATCCTTCAGACATACTTAAAAAATATTTCGGTTACTCTGCATTTAAGAGTGAGCAGGAAAATATAATTAATAGACTACTTTTAGATAATGGTCACGCACTTGTTTTAATGCCGACCGGTGGAGGTAAATCTCTTTGCTACCAAGTACCCGCATTAATATTTGAAGGAGGGACAATTGTTATTAGTCCTTTGATTGCTCTTATGCAGGATCAAGTTGACGCTTTAAAGAAGAAAAACATTCCGGCTGAATTTATAAACTCCACGGTTAAACCGACGCAAAGAAAAGAGAGATTGCAAAAATTTGTCGATGGAAAAGTTAAACTCCTTTACGTAACTCCCGAACGATTTAGAAAAACAGAATTTGTAGAAGAGATAAAAAAAACAAAAATTTCTCTGCTTGCTGTTGATGAAGCACATTGCATTTCGGAATGGGGACATGATTTTCGTCCCGACTACTCACGCATAGCTGAATTCCGGGAGTTGATGGGAAATCCTTTAACAATTGCGTTGACAGCAACCGCAACCCGTGCAGTGCAGAAAGACATAGTTAATAAACTTGGATTGAGTAAAGATGAGATTAAATTGTTTCATCAGGGAATTCAGCGCCCCAACCTAAGACTTGATACAGCAGATATCTTTGATGAAAAAGATTCATTCGATGAAATTTATAAAGTGCTCGATAAATATAAAGGTCCTGGTATAATTTATTTTTCTCTTATCAAAACACTTGAGTATTTCTCAGAGAAGATTGGCGACAAAGGTTACAAACATGGAATATATCACGGTAAGTTGGAGGCAAAGAAAAGAAAACAAACCCAGCGAGATTTTTTAGCAGGTAAGGAAAATTTGATTTTGGCTACAAATGCTTTTGGAATGGGAATAGACAAACCCGATATTCGATTTGTGCTGCATGCCGAAGTCCCCGGTTCAATTGAATCTTATTACCAAGAAATCGGTAGAGCGGGACGTGATGGAAAAGACTCACTATGTAAACTTCTTTACAATCAGCAGGATCTTTATACTCAAATGGAATTTATAAAATGGTCTAATCCAAATGCCGAATACTATTCACGTGTTTATGATATTTTGAAAAGCGATTTGAATACCGTCAACTCTATGGGAGTTGATTATCTACGTGAACAGATGAGTTTTAGAGACAGAAATGATTTTAGGATTGAAACTGTTCTATCAATGTTGGACCGTTACGGGGTGATTGAGGGAAGTCCGGAGAATAAAGATTTAATTGTTGTCGACGATCTTCCTGATGAACTTCAAGATGATGCACGATTGGAAGAAAAACTTTTGAACGATAATAAGAAGCTGCTAGCAGTTGTAAATTATTTCAAATCGACTACATGCCGGCGGATATTTATTTCAGACTATTTCGGATTCCCCGGTGAGAAACCTTGTGGGAATTGTGATGTGTGTAGTCAACATATTATTACGTGA
- a CDS encoding DUF2200 domain-containing protein, translating into MTKHRIYTTSFASVYPHYVTKAEKKGRTKEEVDEIIRWLTGYTQKRFEAQLKKQTDFETFFAEAPKLNPSRNLIKGVVCGIRVEDIEEPLMREIRYLDKLIDELAKGKTMEKILRKV; encoded by the coding sequence GTGACAAAACACAGAATATATACAACGAGCTTTGCAAGTGTTTACCCTCATTATGTTACTAAGGCAGAGAAAAAAGGACGTACCAAAGAGGAAGTTGATGAAATAATTCGCTGGCTGACGGGCTATACTCAAAAAAGGTTTGAAGCCCAGCTGAAAAAACAAACTGACTTTGAAACTTTCTTTGCTGAAGCTCCCAAGCTGAACCCTTCGCGAAATTTAATTAAAGGTGTGGTCTGCGGTATCCGTGTGGAAGACATCGAAGAACCTTTAATGCGTGAAATCCGCTATCTAGACAAACTGATCGACGAATTAGCAAAGGGAAAAACGATGGAAAAGATACTGAGAAAAGTATAA
- a CDS encoding T9SS type A sorting domain-containing protein has protein sequence MNKLYKMIVILAVMFTVTNICAQSAYVTWPLSSTTTISPSTPVGNIQATNQTIGTSNPQMTVNLPYTTDGQRLYFPNTGWPASPVDYTRYIQHEVAPLSGNSFNVQYVSFNYGDNPLPANFNIIESEVWYSLDNWNTKVQLNTTPLSYLNSSMQTFSKSLSVVVASGQTFSLRIFPYSPNGGIAMTPSFAIHNTVLIEGTTSESSTSICTDFEDGNGGWTTNNAQGTIIEEGDNHYFQTTDQSGASSFYNESKPLTGDWAAFLDGGCGTLCWDVNYLFAGNGNDGSSQPITITPGIRIEGNGFSAYFVTNDLITAGDGWHSYCAPLSILNPGESLPANSEGHWVMSVGTDSDWNSMLSNITMLRLSIDPTSYQAERFGFDNFCLTNTGDCGSIPDLCESLDAEAIKTSPDDCDWSLNLIQPNDLTGITSIQILCLLPNQFTTGTGLGTNYQDWFTSGSNTFTPPNGIVPGGNLNDFFNMSLSFVTSPQIVIVNWLDESGEIVCSETIELDCEISCTSILSDTVTCNGSDYTYSYSFTNNADYGISSIEYTLQSPGNVTISPLTTNLSWAVSPGSNSILQNIQILGAFPGDTVSILAKFNSPDGCCWCYETITAIMPSCITVCDSLSVEAQGNPDDCCYSISLTNISSMEFSHVEFELVSGGMFSTFSTSATGWGFTNAWPNNLIKLRKFPPFTETIGQGTFPDVLDMCIRDYTSPNQVVAVRWMNNGEVVCTDTLMFGCTPLDLPIDSCSQAINGTLTCLPDGTFLYKFRVQNNSTIMSTGYGIYPTTPGVTFSKTLFENINILPGQVSPLDSIIISGIGGGEELCFQTAIFNTVVPGESVYNFCCHSDIFCITTPECGEPTGCVDPPSGMVAWWTLDEISGTSSLDLASFDNMGTHMNNPVPVAAKVLGGLQFSGKNFVDVPHQSELNFGTGDFSFDAWIQTSNDVGVQHLVDKRVKNSGGIFGYLFYLVDGKLSLRLEDGTATDYVSPVFVADGMFHHIAITVSRNDQNGITFYLDGEPTTFGDPTTHQGSLDNRGILRIGAQSFVENYPFRGILDEIELFNRAITKDEVNSIYEAGSNGKCKTTTDINDEQQIPKKIELMQSYPNPFNPSTTIRYNLSKAGFVKLTVYDILGREVKVLVNEDQNPGQHNITFNADNLASGIYIYTLRTGDFYQSKKMILMK, from the coding sequence ATGAATAAGCTATATAAAATGATTGTGATTCTCGCAGTGATGTTTACTGTCACAAATATATGTGCACAAAGTGCTTATGTAACTTGGCCGCTTTCAAGCACAACGACCATTAGTCCAAGTACCCCTGTTGGAAATATTCAGGCTACCAATCAAACAATTGGGACGAGCAATCCACAAATGACTGTTAATCTGCCGTACACAACTGATGGTCAAAGATTGTACTTCCCGAACACCGGTTGGCCCGCAAGTCCCGTTGATTATACTAGATATATTCAACATGAAGTTGCACCACTTTCAGGAAACAGTTTTAATGTTCAGTATGTGTCCTTCAATTATGGAGATAATCCTCTCCCAGCAAATTTCAACATTATAGAATCCGAAGTATGGTACTCGCTCGATAATTGGAATACCAAAGTTCAACTAAACACTACTCCTTTGAGTTATCTGAATTCTTCTATGCAGACATTCTCAAAAAGCTTAAGTGTAGTTGTGGCAAGTGGACAAACTTTTTCGCTTAGAATTTTTCCATATTCTCCAAACGGTGGTATTGCAATGACTCCTTCTTTTGCAATTCATAATACTGTTCTTATTGAAGGAACAACTTCTGAAAGTTCTACTTCTATTTGTACGGATTTTGAAGATGGTAACGGTGGCTGGACAACCAATAATGCTCAAGGTACTATTATTGAGGAAGGCGATAATCATTATTTTCAAACAACCGATCAGTCAGGCGCATCTTCTTTCTATAATGAAAGCAAACCTTTAACCGGAGATTGGGCAGCATTCCTTGACGGTGGTTGCGGAACTTTATGCTGGGATGTTAATTATTTGTTTGCAGGAAACGGGAACGACGGTTCATCGCAACCGATAACTATTACGCCTGGTATTCGAATTGAGGGTAATGGTTTTTCAGCATACTTTGTAACTAACGATCTCATTACTGCCGGTGATGGCTGGCATTCTTATTGTGCTCCACTTTCAATACTTAATCCAGGAGAATCCTTACCGGCGAATTCCGAAGGTCATTGGGTGATGTCGGTTGGGACAGATAGTGATTGGAATTCAATGTTGAGTAATATAACCATGTTGAGATTATCAATCGACCCGACAAGTTATCAAGCTGAAAGATTTGGTTTTGATAACTTCTGCTTAACCAATACTGGTGATTGCGGCTCTATACCTGATCTTTGCGAATCATTAGATGCCGAGGCAATAAAAACCTCACCCGATGATTGTGACTGGAGCTTAAATCTTATTCAACCAAATGATCTTACCGGTATAACTTCAATACAAATTTTATGTTTGTTACCAAATCAATTTACAACCGGTACCGGACTTGGAACTAATTATCAAGATTGGTTTACCTCAGGATCAAACACATTTACACCTCCAAACGGAATCGTACCGGGTGGAAATCTTAATGATTTCTTTAATATGTCACTTAGCTTTGTAACTTCACCACAGATAGTCATTGTAAATTGGTTAGATGAATCAGGAGAAATAGTTTGTTCAGAAACTATTGAACTGGACTGTGAAATTTCATGCACTTCAATTCTGAGTGACACCGTAACATGTAACGGAAGTGACTATACTTATTCCTATTCATTTACAAACAATGCAGATTATGGAATATCAAGCATCGAATACACATTACAGAGTCCAGGTAATGTTACAATTTCACCGCTAACTACGAATTTATCATGGGCTGTTTCACCGGGTTCAAATTCTATTCTCCAAAACATACAAATTCTAGGAGCTTTTCCGGGTGATACCGTTAGCATTCTAGCAAAGTTCAATAGCCCCGACGGATGCTGCTGGTGTTATGAAACAATTACCGCAATTATGCCGTCTTGTATTACTGTTTGTGATTCATTAAGTGTTGAAGCACAAGGTAATCCTGATGATTGCTGTTATTCTATTTCATTAACAAATATCAGCAGTATGGAATTTTCACATGTTGAATTCGAATTAGTTTCAGGCGGAATGTTCAGTACATTTTCAACTTCGGCAACTGGTTGGGGATTTACAAATGCTTGGCCGAACAATCTTATCAAGTTGAGAAAATTTCCACCCTTCACTGAAACGATTGGTCAAGGCACATTTCCTGATGTTCTTGATATGTGTATAAGAGATTACACTTCACCAAACCAAGTTGTTGCCGTAAGATGGATGAATAACGGAGAAGTTGTTTGCACTGATACATTAATGTTTGGATGTACCCCACTAGATTTACCAATCGACAGTTGTTCGCAGGCAATTAATGGTACGTTAACATGTTTACCGGATGGAACGTTCTTGTATAAGTTCCGTGTTCAAAACAATTCCACAATTATGTCAACAGGTTACGGAATTTATCCAACAACTCCGGGAGTTACTTTTTCTAAAACATTATTTGAAAATATAAACATTCTACCGGGTCAAGTTTCACCTCTTGATAGCATAATTATATCAGGAATTGGTGGTGGAGAAGAACTTTGTTTCCAAACTGCAATATTCAATACAGTCGTACCCGGAGAAAGTGTATATAATTTCTGCTGCCATAGCGATATATTCTGTATTACTACACCCGAATGCGGCGAACCTACCGGTTGTGTCGATCCTCCTTCAGGTATGGTTGCATGGTGGACTCTTGATGAAATCTCAGGTACATCATCTCTTGATTTAGCTAGTTTTGATAATATGGGTACTCATATGAATAACCCTGTTCCGGTAGCCGCAAAAGTACTAGGTGGTTTACAATTCAGCGGTAAAAACTTTGTGGATGTCCCGCATCAATCTGAACTTAACTTTGGTACCGGCGATTTTTCTTTTGATGCATGGATACAAACAAGTAACGATGTTGGAGTACAACATCTTGTTGATAAACGAGTTAAAAATTCCGGCGGTATTTTCGGATATCTATTCTATCTTGTTGATGGAAAACTAAGTCTAAGATTGGAAGATGGAACTGCTACAGATTATGTTTCACCGGTTTTTGTGGCTGACGGTATGTTTCATCATATCGCTATAACGGTTTCCAGAAATGATCAGAACGGTATAACATTCTATCTTGACGGAGAACCAACTACTTTCGGCGATCCGACAACACACCAAGGCTCACTTGATAATAGAGGTATTCTAAGAATCGGTGCTCAATCATTTGTAGAGAATTATCCCTTCCGTGGAATTTTGGATGAGATAGAATTATTCAATCGAGCGATTACTAAAGATGAAGTTAATTCAATATATGAAGCAGGAAGTAATGGGAAATGTAAAACGACAACTGATATAAATGATGAGCAGCAAATCCCTAAAAAAATTGAATTGATGCAGTCTTACCCAAATCCGTTTAATCCATCAACTACAATTAGGTACAATTTATCTAAAGCGGGTTTTGTAAAACTTACAGTGTATGATATACTTGGAAGAGAAGTAAAAGTATTGGTCAATGAAGATCAAAATCCCGGTCAACATAACATAACATTCAATGCCGATAACTTGGCTAGTGGGATTTACATTTATACTTTAAGAACGGGAGATTTTTACCAAAGCAAGAAAATGATATTGATGAAATAG
- a CDS encoding two-component regulator propeller domain-containing protein, whose protein sequence is MTNKIFIVVLIGLFLSTSHYSQTPPYYHYTSSNGLASSTVFHMIQDKAGYIWFGTLNGLSRFDGTRFITYRTKDGLNSNSITQILEGEDNQLYLSNFERGINLLSNGKIENLIENIDGRYHTASYMIDYKQKIYAYAPLLSFIVFDKNKFKKDSAYIITSNPILVNKLVVLPKGNLAALTHTGLYDFIDDQFYKISIKGLNDINATSYAKDNDGSYLLGSIGAIYRIKDNTLVEKYNIEFSKDIKIENVFSDSKGNIWFSTPGKGFYVIYKGSDEIINLGTKLKLDITHITNFLEDSEGNIWITTFGKGVYCLNNLYLKNYTEYDGLINNNINTITKDNSGRIIIGTFKGINILEKNSLHKLSGKLDKELIGDINSIIVDKNNVYVAWSANPLYSASIKYKELQFNITGKRSLLKLSSGDFVYGGWGNDIRISKNFELTSQNPVYYLSDQMQSNRIYNLKEDSKKNLWIASALGLIKLTNLYEKDAAWSWDKTLYSDNQILNSRINYIHEDSKNIVWFAGSKGVASYDFKSERIDNYINVNGFDLSSATSISSDSKNRIWIGTLSGLYFMEGNNIKYLNSKTGLPADEILSLFYDKDEDYLYIGTSNGLSIMDIKLFDSYVYPELNIKINNIKSGDSVYTDYNNLIFEPNQNNIYMDFSVLLYSSPDIIKYRYKLNNQLLETNHNFLNLTSLLNGKYELEIAAKTHNTDWGKPLLMKFEVLPNFYETLWFYAVMLFLFIVLIISIAARRIKINSKKNSEQIELNERINQLKHQALSSMMNPHFTFNALNSVQYLINSNRNEEANNYIAMMAKLIRKHLDTAGNGFIPLSEEITRLKLYLNLEKLRFQDRFSYEIINETNIDASSVMIPNMIIQPFVENSLWHGILDSGDEGLLSVSFSFENVDIDSVLCRALIIKVTDNGIGIKTAKKQKEEESKGKEDHISKGIQIVEERLRLLSTKMHIPQPIMFEDLSSRDNNSQGTEVIISLPPTLYKIIS, encoded by the coding sequence TCACAAACACCGCCTTATTATCATTACACATCCTCTAATGGACTGGCTTCTTCCACAGTTTTTCATATGATTCAAGATAAAGCTGGTTATATATGGTTTGGCACTCTAAATGGATTAAGCAGATTTGACGGAACTAGATTTATTACATACAGAACTAAGGATGGACTAAATTCTAATTCTATAACTCAAATTTTAGAAGGTGAGGATAATCAACTTTATTTATCAAATTTTGAAAGAGGTATTAATTTATTAAGTAATGGAAAAATTGAAAACCTAATTGAGAATATTGACGGTAGATATCACACTGCATCATATATGATTGACTATAAACAAAAAATATATGCATATGCACCACTGTTATCTTTTATTGTTTTTGATAAAAATAAATTTAAAAAAGACTCGGCATATATTATAACTTCAAACCCGATTTTAGTTAATAAATTAGTTGTTCTACCTAAGGGAAATCTTGCTGCACTCACTCATACCGGATTATATGATTTTATTGATGACCAATTTTATAAAATCAGTATTAAAGGTTTGAATGACATCAATGCTACCTCATATGCAAAAGATAATGACGGAAGTTATTTACTTGGTTCAATCGGCGCTATTTACAGAATAAAAGACAATACTTTGGTAGAAAAATATAATATCGAATTTTCTAAGGATATAAAAATTGAGAATGTTTTTAGCGATAGTAAAGGGAACATCTGGTTCAGTACTCCGGGCAAGGGGTTTTATGTAATCTACAAAGGCTCCGATGAAATAATTAACTTGGGCACAAAACTTAAACTTGATATTACGCATATAACTAATTTCCTGGAGGACAGCGAAGGAAATATTTGGATTACAACATTCGGCAAAGGAGTATATTGTTTGAATAATCTTTATTTAAAAAATTATACGGAATATGACGGATTAATTAACAATAATATTAATACCATTACAAAAGATAATTCGGGCAGAATTATAATCGGAACCTTTAAAGGAATTAACATTTTAGAAAAAAACAGTTTGCATAAACTAAGCGGCAAATTAGATAAAGAACTTATTGGAGATATTAACAGCATAATTGTTGATAAAAACAATGTATATGTCGCTTGGTCAGCTAACCCTTTGTACTCTGCAAGTATAAAATATAAGGAGCTTCAATTTAATATTACCGGTAAACGATCTCTTTTAAAATTATCTTCAGGTGATTTTGTTTATGGAGGATGGGGTAATGATATTAGAATAAGTAAAAATTTTGAATTAACTTCTCAAAATCCGGTATATTATTTAAGTGATCAAATGCAATCCAATAGGATTTATAACCTCAAAGAAGATAGTAAAAAAAATCTTTGGATTGCTTCAGCACTTGGTTTAATTAAATTAACAAATCTATACGAAAAAGATGCTGCTTGGAGTTGGGACAAAACTTTATACAGCGATAATCAAATTCTCAATTCAAGAATAAATTACATTCACGAGGATTCTAAAAATATAGTTTGGTTTGCCGGTTCCAAAGGAGTCGCCTCCTATGATTTTAAATCAGAAAGAATAGATAATTATATAAATGTTAACGGGTTTGATTTATCAAGTGCAACTTCAATTTCATCGGATAGTAAAAACAGAATTTGGATTGGTACTTTAAGCGGTCTTTATTTTATGGAAGGAAATAATATTAAGTATCTTAACAGCAAAACCGGACTTCCCGCCGATGAAATACTTTCATTGTTTTATGATAAAGATGAAGACTATTTGTATATCGGGACAAGTAATGGTTTGTCCATTATGGATATCAAATTATTTGATAGTTACGTTTATCCTGAACTAAATATAAAAATAAATAATATAAAGTCGGGAGACTCCGTTTATACTGACTATAATAATTTAATATTCGAGCCGAATCAAAACAATATTTATATGGACTTTAGTGTTTTATTGTATTCGTCACCCGATATAATTAAATATAGATATAAACTTAATAATCAATTACTGGAAACAAATCACAATTTTCTAAATTTAACTTCATTACTAAACGGTAAGTACGAGCTTGAAATAGCAGCGAAAACTCATAACACGGACTGGGGAAAACCTTTGTTAATGAAGTTTGAGGTTTTACCCAATTTTTACGAAACCCTTTGGTTCTATGCCGTTATGCTATTTCTTTTTATTGTTTTAATAATTTCAATCGCTGCAAGACGAATTAAAATTAATAGCAAAAAGAACAGTGAACAAATTGAACTTAACGAAAGAATAAATCAACTTAAACATCAAGCTTTATCCTCAATGATGAATCCGCATTTTACATTTAACGCTCTTAACTCCGTTCAGTATCTTATAAATTCTAATCGAAACGAAGAAGCAAATAATTATATAGCTATGATGGCTAAACTCATCAGGAAACACCTAGATACAGCCGGAAACGGGTTTATTCCTTTATCCGAAGAGATAACTCGACTTAAGCTTTATTTGAATCTCGAAAAATTGAGATTCCAGGATAGATTCTCTTATGAGATTATTAATGAAACAAATATTGATGCATCTTCAGTAATGATACCCAATATGATAATTCAGCCCTTTGTAGAAAACTCACTTTGGCATGGAATACTCGATTCCGGTGATGAAGGATTACTTTCGGTCTCTTTCTCGTTCGAGAATGTAGATATTGATTCAGTTTTGTGCAGAGCGTTAATTATAAAGGTCACTGATAATGGTATCGGGATCAAAACAGCAAAGAAGCAGAAAGAAGAAGAATCAAAAGGAAAAGAAGATCATATATCTAAAGGAATTCAAATAGTCGAAGAACGTTTGAGATTATTAAGTACAAAAATGCACATCCCTCAACCGATAATGTTTGAAGATCTCAGCAGCCGCGATAACAATTCACAAGGAACAGAAGTTATTATTTCACTTCCTCCAACTCTTTACAAGATTATTAGTTAG